A section of the Streptomyces sp. CG1 genome encodes:
- the panC gene encoding pantoate--beta-alanine ligase, with protein sequence MTTALLSTAGELHARVRSGLRAVVMTMGALHEGHATLIRSAREIAGPEGEVVVTVFVNPLQFGAGEDLDRYPRTLEADLKIAEQAGADVVFAPSVDEVYPGGDPQVRITAGPMGERLEGGSRPGHFDGMLTVVAKLLHLTRPDVALFGQKDAQQLALIRRMVRDLNFGVEIVAVPTVREADGLALSSRNRYLSPEERLTALSLSRALFAGCDRHAAQEALRARAREVPSTHARAEALSALGESRAAADAHAVATASPGGPAAVRAAARQVLDEAARFAPPLELDYLALVDPSDFTEIGDGFTGEAVLAVAARVGTTRLIDNLPLTFGAAS encoded by the coding sequence ATGACCACCGCCCTGCTGAGCACCGCCGGCGAGCTGCACGCGCGCGTGCGGAGCGGCCTGCGCGCCGTCGTGATGACCATGGGCGCCCTGCACGAGGGTCACGCCACCCTGATCCGCTCCGCGCGGGAGATCGCCGGCCCGGAGGGCGAGGTCGTCGTCACCGTCTTCGTCAACCCACTGCAGTTCGGTGCCGGCGAGGACCTGGACCGCTACCCGCGCACCCTCGAAGCCGACCTGAAGATCGCCGAACAGGCCGGTGCGGACGTGGTGTTCGCGCCCTCCGTGGACGAGGTCTACCCCGGCGGTGACCCCCAGGTCCGCATCACCGCGGGACCCATGGGCGAGCGCCTGGAGGGCGGTTCGCGGCCCGGCCACTTCGACGGCATGCTCACCGTCGTCGCCAAGCTGCTGCACCTCACCCGCCCCGACGTGGCCCTGTTCGGGCAGAAGGACGCCCAGCAGCTGGCCCTGATCCGGCGCATGGTGCGGGACCTGAACTTCGGCGTCGAGATCGTCGCCGTACCGACCGTGCGCGAGGCGGACGGGCTCGCCCTGTCCAGCCGCAACCGCTATCTCTCGCCGGAGGAGCGCCTGACCGCGCTCTCGCTGTCCCGCGCGCTGTTCGCCGGCTGCGACCGGCACGCCGCGCAGGAGGCGCTGCGCGCACGTGCCCGCGAAGTGCCCTCCACGCACGCGCGTGCCGAGGCGCTGAGCGCCCTCGGGGAGTCCCGCGCGGCCGCCGACGCGCACGCGGTCGCCACGGCGTCCCCCGGCGGCCCGGCGGCCGTCCGCGCGGCCGCCCGCCAGGTGCTGGACGAGGCCGCCCGCTTCGCCCCGCCGCTCGAGCTGGACTATCTCGCCCTCGTCGACCCGTCCGATTTCACGGAGATCGGCGACGGCTTCACCGGCGAGGCCGTCCTCGCCGTCGCCGCGCGGGTCGGCACGACCCGGCTGATCGACAACCTTCCTCTCACCTTCGGAGCCGCCTCGTGA
- a CDS encoding L-aspartate oxidase has translation MTSTGTSTGIRLHAPAPGWAISADVVVVGSGVAGLTAALRCEAAGLTTVVVTKACLDDGSTRWAQGGIAAALGEGDTPEQHLEDTLVAGAGLCDEEAVRILVTEGPDAVRRLISTGAHFDTDDEGDIHLTREGGHRRRRIAHAGGDASGAEVSRALVEATRARGLRTIENALVLDLLTDAEGRTAGVTLHVMGEGQHDGVGAVHAPAVVLATGGMGQVFSATTNPSVSTGDGVALALRAGAEVSDLEFVQFHPTVLFLGADAEGQQPLVSEAVRGEGAHLVDGDGVRFMVGQHELAELAPRDIVAKGILRRMLEQGAEHMYLDARHFGADMWEHRFPTILAACRANGIDPVTEPIPIAPAAHHASGGVRTDARGRTTVPGLYACGEVACTGVHGANRLASNSLLEGLVYAERIAADIAETRAENGLHARVPAPVPHPEKPAHPLLAPETRFAIQRIMTEGAGVLRSEGCLARAAEQLQQLHTDARDALAENGKTAEPGVDTWEATNLLCVARVLVAAARLREETRGCHWREDIAERDDAHWRRHIVVRLNPDRSLAVRTTDTADFPPTR, from the coding sequence GTGACCAGCACAGGCACCAGCACAGGCATACGACTGCACGCGCCCGCCCCCGGCTGGGCCATCTCCGCGGACGTGGTCGTCGTCGGATCCGGAGTGGCCGGTCTGACCGCGGCCCTGCGCTGCGAGGCCGCGGGCCTGACGACCGTCGTCGTCACCAAGGCCTGCCTCGACGACGGCTCCACGCGCTGGGCGCAGGGCGGCATCGCCGCCGCTCTCGGCGAGGGCGACACGCCCGAACAGCACCTCGAGGACACCCTGGTGGCCGGCGCGGGCCTGTGCGACGAGGAAGCCGTACGGATCCTCGTCACCGAGGGCCCCGACGCGGTACGGCGGCTGATCTCCACCGGCGCCCATTTCGACACCGACGACGAGGGCGACATCCACCTCACCCGCGAGGGCGGCCACCGCCGGCGCCGGATCGCGCACGCGGGCGGCGACGCGAGCGGTGCCGAGGTCTCGCGTGCGCTCGTGGAGGCCACGCGCGCACGTGGGCTGCGCACCATCGAGAACGCCCTCGTGCTGGACCTGCTGACCGACGCCGAGGGCCGCACGGCCGGTGTCACGCTGCACGTGATGGGCGAGGGCCAGCACGACGGCGTGGGCGCCGTGCACGCCCCAGCGGTGGTCCTCGCGACCGGCGGCATGGGCCAGGTGTTCTCCGCGACCACCAACCCGTCCGTGTCGACCGGTGACGGCGTGGCGCTGGCGCTGCGCGCGGGCGCCGAGGTCTCCGACCTGGAGTTCGTGCAGTTCCACCCGACCGTGCTGTTCCTCGGCGCGGACGCCGAGGGCCAGCAGCCGCTGGTCTCCGAGGCGGTGCGCGGCGAGGGCGCCCACCTGGTCGACGGCGACGGCGTGCGCTTCATGGTGGGCCAGCACGAGCTGGCCGAGCTGGCGCCCCGGGACATCGTCGCCAAGGGCATCCTGCGGCGGATGCTGGAGCAGGGCGCCGAGCACATGTACCTGGACGCCCGGCACTTCGGCGCCGACATGTGGGAGCACCGCTTCCCGACCATCCTGGCCGCCTGCCGGGCCAACGGCATCGACCCGGTCACCGAGCCCATCCCGATCGCCCCGGCCGCCCACCACGCCTCCGGAGGCGTCCGCACCGACGCCCGGGGCCGTACGACCGTGCCCGGCCTGTACGCGTGCGGCGAGGTCGCCTGCACTGGCGTGCACGGCGCCAACCGGCTCGCCTCCAACAGCCTCCTCGAAGGCCTCGTCTACGCCGAGCGCATCGCCGCCGACATCGCGGAGACCCGAGCGGAAAACGGCCTCCACGCGCGTGTGCCCGCACCGGTGCCGCACCCGGAGAAGCCCGCGCACCCGCTGCTCGCTCCCGAGACCCGCTTCGCCATCCAGCGGATCATGACCGAGGGCGCCGGCGTGCTGCGCTCCGAGGGCTGCCTCGCCCGCGCCGCTGAACAGCTGCAGCAACTGCACACGGACGCCCGCGACGCCCTTGCCGAGAACGGCAAGACCGCCGAGCCCGGCGTCGACACCTGGGAGGCCACCAACCTCCTGTGCGTCGCCCGCGTCCTCGTCGCCGCCGCGCGGCTGCGTGAGGAGACCCGCGGCTGCCACTGGCGCGAGGACATCGCCGAGCGCGACGACGCCCACTGGCGGCGCCACATCGTCGTACGGCTCAATCCGGACCGGTCGCTGGCCGTACGCACCACGGACACCGCAGACTTCCCCCCTACCCGGTAA
- the nadC gene encoding carboxylating nicotinate-nucleotide diphosphorylase codes for MSTDDLPLASAGGCGDGCACGADGDEEYLESGLDPALAELLAAAGLDPIEVEDVANVAVQEDLDGGVDVTTVATIPEEAVATGDFTAREAGVVAGLRVAEAVLSVVCTDEFEVERHVEDGDRIEAGQKLLSVTTRTRDLLTAERSALNILCRLSGIATATRAWADALEGTRTRVRDTRKTTPGLRSLEKFAVRCGGGVNHRMSLSDAALVKDNHVVAAGGVAQAFKAVRVAFPDIPIEVEVDTLHQLREVVEAGADLILLDNFTPDECAEAVGIVHGRALLEASGRLTLDTARMYADTGVDFLAVGALTHSAPVLDIGLDLREAE; via the coding sequence GTGAGCACCGACGATCTTCCCCTCGCCTCCGCCGGCGGTTGCGGCGACGGCTGCGCCTGCGGCGCCGACGGTGACGAGGAGTACCTGGAGAGCGGGCTCGACCCCGCGCTCGCCGAACTGCTGGCCGCCGCCGGGCTCGACCCGATCGAGGTCGAGGACGTCGCCAACGTGGCCGTCCAGGAGGACCTGGACGGCGGCGTGGACGTGACGACCGTCGCCACCATCCCCGAGGAGGCGGTGGCCACCGGCGACTTCACCGCGCGCGAGGCGGGCGTCGTGGCGGGCCTCCGGGTCGCCGAGGCCGTGCTCTCCGTGGTCTGCACGGACGAGTTCGAGGTCGAGCGGCACGTCGAGGACGGCGACCGGATCGAGGCCGGGCAGAAGCTGCTGTCGGTCACCACGCGCACGCGTGACCTGCTGACCGCCGAGCGCAGCGCGCTGAACATCCTGTGCCGCCTGTCCGGCATCGCGACCGCCACGCGCGCGTGGGCGGACGCGCTGGAGGGCACCAGGACGCGCGTGCGGGACACCCGCAAGACGACTCCGGGCCTGCGCTCGCTGGAGAAGTTCGCCGTGCGCTGCGGCGGGGGCGTCAACCACCGTATGTCGCTGTCCGACGCGGCCCTGGTGAAGGACAACCACGTGGTCGCCGCCGGAGGTGTCGCGCAGGCCTTCAAGGCCGTGCGGGTGGCCTTCCCGGACATCCCGATCGAGGTCGAGGTCGACACCCTGCACCAGCTGCGCGAGGTCGTCGAGGCGGGCGCGGACCTGATCCTGCTGGACAACTTCACGCCCGACGAGTGCGCGGAGGCCGTCGGGATCGTCCACGGGCGGGCGCTGCTGGAGGCCTCCGGGCGGCTGACGCTCGACACCGCGCGCATGTACGCCGACACGGGCGTGGACTTCCTGGCCGTCGGCGCGCTCACCCACTCCGCGCCGGTCCTGGACATCGGCCTCGATCTGCGCGAGGCGGAGTAA
- a CDS encoding type III pantothenate kinase — protein MLLTIDVGNTHTVLGLFDGEDIVEHWRISTDARRTADELAVLLQGLMGMHPLLGEELGDGIDGIAICATVPSVLHELREVTRRYYGDVPAVLVEPGVKTGVPILTDNPKEVGADRIINAVAAVELYGGPAIVVDFGTATTFDAVSARGEYVGGVIAPGIEISVEALGVRGAQLRKIEVVRPRSVIGKNTVEAMQSGIVYGFAGQVDGVVSRMARELAGDPDDVRVIATGGLAPMVLGESSVIDEHQPWLTLIGLRLVYERNVSRL, from the coding sequence ATGCTCCTCACGATCGACGTCGGCAACACGCACACCGTCCTCGGCCTGTTCGACGGCGAGGACATCGTCGAGCACTGGCGCATCTCCACGGACGCGCGCCGCACGGCGGACGAGTTGGCGGTGCTGCTCCAGGGCCTGATGGGCATGCACCCGCTGCTCGGCGAGGAACTGGGCGACGGCATCGACGGGATCGCGATCTGCGCAACCGTCCCGTCGGTGCTGCACGAGCTGCGCGAGGTCACCCGGCGCTACTACGGCGATGTACCGGCCGTCCTGGTGGAGCCGGGTGTGAAGACGGGCGTGCCGATCCTCACCGACAACCCCAAGGAGGTCGGCGCGGACCGGATCATCAACGCGGTCGCGGCCGTCGAGCTGTACGGCGGCCCGGCGATCGTCGTCGACTTCGGTACGGCGACCACGTTCGACGCGGTCTCCGCGCGCGGGGAGTACGTCGGCGGGGTCATCGCGCCCGGCATCGAGATCTCCGTGGAGGCGCTCGGCGTCAGGGGCGCGCAGCTGCGCAAGATCGAGGTGGTCCGGCCGCGCAGTGTGATCGGCAAGAACACCGTCGAGGCCATGCAGTCCGGCATCGTGTACGGCTTCGCCGGGCAGGTCGACGGGGTCGTCAGCCGGATGGCACGGGAGCTGGCCGGCGATCCGGACGACGTGCGGGTGATCGCCACCGGCGGGCTCGCGCCGATGGTGCTGGGGGAGTCCTCGGTGATCGACGAGCACCAGCCGTGGCTGACGCTGATCGGGCTGCGCCTGGTGTACGAGCGGAACGTGTCGCGTCTGTGA
- a CDS encoding BlaI/MecI/CopY family transcriptional regulator, with product MPRPLGELEDAVMTRVWKWNRPVTVREVLEDLQQERSIAYTTVMTVLDNLHQKGWVRREAEGRAYRYEAVSTRAAYAAALMNDAWSQSDNPAAALVAFFGMMSEEQRLALRDAVRIVQGPETPEAPEPRQQEAAQEENPGSAEDADGR from the coding sequence GTGCCTCGCCCATTGGGAGAACTCGAAGACGCGGTCATGACGCGGGTGTGGAAGTGGAACCGCCCGGTGACCGTTCGAGAAGTCCTGGAAGACCTGCAGCAGGAACGCTCCATCGCGTACACCACCGTGATGACCGTTTTGGACAATCTCCATCAGAAGGGCTGGGTGCGCCGCGAGGCGGAAGGGCGGGCCTATCGATATGAGGCCGTCTCGACGCGTGCCGCGTACGCCGCCGCCCTCATGAACGACGCCTGGTCGCAGAGCGACAACCCGGCCGCCGCTCTCGTCGCCTTCTTCGGGATGATGAGCGAGGAACAGCGCCTGGCCCTCCGGGACGCCGTACGCATCGTCCAGGGACCGGAAACCCCGGAAGCACCCGAACCGAGGCAACAGGAAGCCGCGCAAGAGGAGAACCCCGGCTCGGCAGAGGACGCGGACGGGCGATAG
- a CDS encoding amino-acid N-acetyltransferase: MSAERPEVSAKAITVRRARTGDVPAVRHLLDAYVRDRILLDKATVTLYEDIQEFWVAERDDNAEVVGCGALHVMWEDLAEVRTLAVKPGLKGAGVGHQLLEKLVQTARWLGVRRVFCLTFEVDFFGKHGFVEIGETPVDTDVYAELLRSYDEGVAEFLGLERVKPNTLGNSRMLLHL, translated from the coding sequence ATGTCAGCAGAGCGTCCTGAAGTCTCCGCAAAAGCCATCACCGTCCGGCGTGCCCGGACCGGCGATGTCCCGGCCGTACGTCACCTCCTCGACGCCTACGTCCGTGACCGCATCCTGCTCGACAAAGCCACGGTCACGCTTTACGAGGACATCCAGGAGTTCTGGGTCGCGGAACGCGACGACAACGCCGAGGTGGTCGGCTGCGGCGCACTGCACGTCATGTGGGAGGACCTCGCGGAAGTCCGCACTCTCGCGGTGAAGCCCGGCCTCAAGGGGGCCGGCGTCGGCCATCAGTTGCTGGAGAAGTTGGTGCAGACCGCGCGCTGGCTCGGCGTTCGCCGGGTTTTCTGCCTGACCTTCGAAGTGGACTTCTTCGGGAAGCACGGCTTCGTGGAGATCGGGGAGACGCCGGTCGACACCGATGTGTACGCGGAGCTGTTGCGTTCCTATGACGAGGGCGTCGCCGAGTTCCTCGGTCTCGAACGAGTGAAACCGAACACCTTGGGCAACAGCCGGATGCTTCTGCATCTGTGA